From a single Leptospira levettii genomic region:
- a CDS encoding anthranilate synthase component II translates to MFLLIDNYDSFTYILFQYLTKIAPTTVMRNDEDLPLDMFQKFQAVVLSPGPGLPKTSGKLMSHFVTLYPKVPVLGICLGHQSIAETFGAKLEQTKEIYHGRPSPIEHSGEGIFKNIPNQFLANRYHSWAVSKLEFPNELEVTAESKDGVIMGIRHRKWKKVFGVQFHPESILTEYGETVLRNFYEEVHS, encoded by the coding sequence ATGTTTTTACTCATCGATAACTACGACTCCTTCACTTACATATTATTCCAATATTTAACTAAAATCGCACCAACAACTGTAATGCGAAACGATGAAGATTTGCCATTGGATATGTTTCAAAAATTCCAAGCAGTTGTTCTTTCTCCAGGACCTGGTTTACCTAAAACTTCTGGGAAACTCATGTCACATTTTGTTACTTTGTATCCGAAAGTTCCTGTTCTTGGAATTTGTCTCGGTCACCAATCAATTGCGGAAACCTTTGGGGCAAAATTAGAACAAACCAAAGAAATTTACCATGGAAGACCTTCTCCCATCGAACACTCTGGTGAAGGTATTTTTAAAAACATACCTAATCAGTTTTTGGCTAACCGTTACCATTCTTGGGCTGTATCAAAACTGGAATTTCCAAATGAATTGGAAGTGACAGCAGAATCGAAAGATGGTGTGATCATGGGGATTCGTCACAGAAAATGGAAAAAGGTCTTCGGGGTTCAGTTCCATCCTGAATCCATCCTCACTGAATATGGGGAAACCGTTCTTCGTAACTTCTATGAGGAAGTTCATTCATGA
- a CDS encoding HEAT repeat domain-containing protein: MFQKGQDIIWKGSLWVVLLFFFSCSTSKPFQLTDVSPKYREYQGSDLDPHKTKDVVIPVTNNRKYDSFIEEAHRTIALLEFGENIALRADSKKTVGEAVDKEMQAAAYLEEDLPNVITRLPELIQTNQSLIDSTPNDFDGPTIGRVSRELGVILESLQQYSPKAIGIQNAIRNLRSDSNNYNQGRDIAEPETKTGTEDPILINNDTQTSKKPEKVTVKKEDTSNKISIKRLNRKSKVTGKATEQINELVKKEEDEVLSDEEKKDKEYTEQIRNGLVQVFRWEYYRKPKNLEKILATHPIPRVRSAAALALGRLKSGRVTLQSAIDKDGYQVRPAAYKALSDIGDKRSLSYFIAGTKAEDPEVIAVSFEGLGKTKDPAGRELILTQGIASEYVVIVSGALRGLAYHKLDADVEIFAKFLKSPEQEIKEVAIEALAIHGSRESLRILEKVATEEPTLTLMAIDEISKNPSLSATFALIRLNESLTDEKFTKRIGEALLRRKAFGKYAIILVEDDYLRSEPNERSIPLSYIKNKEIGLIVSETKKEFAVRIGEDIVTDKYIQMKMESTLPGARSAFVTGWVFYPKIDIIEVKQLRSDGNSGKYSQLKKGKHKNLFNPIEEIKVPRKE, from the coding sequence ATGTTTCAAAAGGGTCAAGACATAATTTGGAAAGGCAGTTTGTGGGTGGTCTTACTCTTTTTCTTCAGTTGTTCGACTTCAAAACCCTTCCAATTAACAGATGTTTCTCCAAAGTATCGCGAATACCAAGGGAGTGATTTAGATCCACATAAGACAAAAGATGTTGTCATTCCTGTTACAAATAATCGAAAATATGATTCTTTTATTGAAGAAGCACATCGAACTATCGCATTATTAGAGTTTGGTGAAAATATTGCCTTACGTGCTGATAGCAAAAAAACTGTAGGTGAAGCAGTTGATAAAGAAATGCAGGCTGCTGCCTATTTGGAAGAAGATTTACCGAATGTGATTACAAGGTTACCTGAACTCATCCAAACAAACCAATCCCTTATCGATAGTACTCCAAATGATTTTGATGGACCAACAATTGGACGAGTTTCTCGAGAATTAGGAGTGATATTGGAGTCTTTACAACAATATAGTCCGAAAGCAATTGGGATTCAAAATGCAATCCGTAATCTAAGATCAGATTCCAATAATTATAACCAAGGAAGAGATATTGCTGAACCTGAAACGAAAACGGGAACAGAAGATCCTATTCTTATTAATAATGACACTCAAACTTCCAAAAAACCGGAAAAGGTAACTGTTAAAAAGGAAGATACTTCCAATAAAATTTCCATCAAACGATTGAATCGCAAATCCAAAGTTACTGGGAAGGCGACGGAACAGATCAATGAATTGGTTAAGAAGGAAGAGGATGAAGTCCTTTCTGATGAAGAGAAAAAAGACAAAGAATATACAGAACAAATTCGAAATGGACTTGTTCAGGTATTTCGATGGGAATACTATCGTAAGCCGAAAAATCTTGAAAAAATTCTCGCAACCCATCCCATACCAAGAGTACGATCTGCGGCTGCCCTTGCCCTAGGCCGATTGAAGTCTGGTCGTGTTACTTTACAATCTGCGATTGATAAAGATGGTTACCAAGTTCGCCCTGCAGCTTACAAAGCTCTTTCTGACATTGGAGATAAACGTTCCTTATCCTATTTTATTGCAGGAACAAAAGCTGAAGACCCTGAAGTTATAGCCGTCAGTTTTGAAGGACTTGGAAAAACCAAAGATCCTGCTGGCCGTGAATTAATTTTAACTCAAGGGATTGCATCTGAATATGTGGTAATTGTTTCCGGCGCTTTACGTGGCCTCGCCTATCATAAATTAGATGCTGATGTTGAAATCTTTGCTAAATTTTTAAAATCACCAGAACAAGAAATCAAAGAGGTCGCAATCGAAGCACTTGCCATTCATGGCAGTCGCGAGAGTTTACGAATCTTAGAAAAAGTTGCCACAGAAGAACCTACGTTAACCTTGATGGCGATCGATGAAATTAGCAAAAATCCTTCTCTTTCCGCGACATTTGCTCTGATTCGATTAAATGAATCTTTAACTGATGAAAAATTTACAAAACGGATTGGTGAAGCTCTCCTTCGAAGAAAAGCTTTTGGAAAGTATGCGATCATTCTTGTAGAAGATGATTATTTAAGATCGGAACCAAACGAAAGGTCAATTCCATTATCTTATATTAAAAATAAGGAAATTGGTCTTATCGTCTCAGAAACTAAAAAAGAATTCGCTGTTCGGATTGGTGAAGACATAGTCACAGATAAATACATCCAAATGAAAATGGAATCTACTTTACCTGGAGCAAGGAGTGCTTTTGTCACTGGCTGGGTGTTTTATCCAAAAATCGACATCATAGAAGTGAAACAATTACGCAGTGATGGAAATTCTGGGAAGTATTCTCAGTTAAAAAAAGGAAAACACAAAAACTTGTTTAATCCAATTGAGGAAATTAAAGTTCCTAGAAAGGAGTAG
- the hflX gene encoding GTPase HflX, which yields MELARLVGEISVEIGRQVGLLIERTGYVTHLIVGNDHSIEIPHLDRYRVAHSRLRGLRLFHTHLKEQPLNQEDLMDLVLNRFDSITAACVDKDGIPKFFFSAFINPDPDAKEPWILSPKQYPGQIKYGYSDEVEALESEFTKKTSNLKESQKENRAFLVGVYDVRKMKRSPEHSMAELKELCRTAGIHVVDTYMQKRDPDPRTVVGKGKLQEIILTSVHKDIEHLIFDLELTPSQAKKISDASDLKIIDRTQLILDIFSKNAKSRDGKLQVELAQLKYLKNRLSELDDNMSRLTGGIGGRGPGETKLEIGNRRVEEKINRLENELKDLKRRRELNRKSRSRNEIPIVGIVGYTNAGKSTLLNALTNSTVIAEDKLFATLDPTTRRIRFPEEREIIISDTVGFIHDLPPDLSQAFKATLEELGDADLLLHVVDVTNPNYSEQMDAVDTILNSLQLNEIPRMVVFNKADGLDEETYGNLQKNGSLLVSAITREGLSKLLDLIEYEIWKKKEQKQLEVTSS from the coding sequence ATGGAGCTCGCAAGGCTCGTTGGTGAGATTTCTGTCGAAATCGGAAGGCAAGTTGGCCTTCTCATTGAGAGGACGGGTTATGTCACCCATCTCATTGTGGGCAATGACCACTCCATCGAAATTCCCCATTTAGACCGTTACCGAGTCGCTCATTCCCGTTTACGTGGCCTTCGTTTATTCCATACTCATCTCAAAGAACAGCCGTTAAACCAAGAAGACTTAATGGACCTTGTTCTCAACCGTTTTGATTCCATCACAGCGGCATGTGTAGACAAAGATGGAATTCCCAAATTCTTTTTTTCTGCCTTTATTAACCCAGACCCGGATGCCAAAGAACCTTGGATCCTTTCTCCGAAACAATACCCAGGACAAATTAAGTACGGTTATTCAGACGAAGTAGAAGCACTCGAATCTGAATTCACAAAAAAAACATCCAACCTGAAGGAATCACAAAAAGAAAACCGCGCTTTCCTCGTGGGAGTTTATGACGTCAGAAAAATGAAACGTTCTCCTGAACATTCCATGGCTGAATTAAAAGAACTTTGTCGTACTGCAGGGATTCACGTTGTGGATACGTATATGCAAAAAAGAGATCCCGATCCCAGAACCGTTGTGGGAAAAGGAAAACTCCAAGAGATCATTTTAACTTCGGTTCACAAAGACATAGAACATTTGATTTTTGATTTGGAACTTACACCTTCACAGGCTAAAAAAATATCCGATGCCAGTGATTTAAAAATCATTGATCGAACCCAACTCATCTTAGATATTTTTTCCAAAAATGCAAAGTCCCGCGATGGAAAGTTACAAGTGGAACTTGCCCAACTTAAGTATCTGAAAAATCGACTCTCCGAATTGGATGATAATATGAGTCGCCTAACGGGTGGTATTGGTGGTAGAGGACCTGGGGAAACCAAACTCGAGATTGGAAACAGACGAGTGGAAGAAAAAATCAATCGATTGGAAAATGAACTAAAAGACCTCAAACGAAGAAGAGAACTCAATCGTAAGTCACGTTCCCGCAATGAAATACCAATCGTAGGGATTGTTGGTTACACCAATGCAGGGAAATCAACTCTTCTCAACGCTCTTACGAATTCAACAGTGATTGCAGAAGACAAATTATTTGCCACCTTAGACCCGACCACAAGGCGTATTCGTTTTCCTGAAGAACGAGAAATCATCATATCCGATACAGTAGGATTTATCCATGATCTTCCTCCTGATTTATCCCAAGCCTTTAAAGCTACGCTAGAGGAATTAGGTGATGCAGATTTATTATTACATGTGGTGGATGTGACCAATCCAAATTACTCCGAACAGATGGATGCAGTTGATACGATCCTCAATTCTTTACAATTAAATGAAATTCCTCGAATGGTTGTTTTTAATAAAGCGGATGGATTGGATGAAGAGACCTATGGCAACTTACAGAAAAATGGTTCCTTGTTAGTTTCTGCCATAACGCGAGAAGGGCTTTCTAAACTCCTTGATTTGATTGAATATGAGATTTGGAAAAAGAAGGAACAAAAACAGTTGGAAGTTACATCCAGTTGA
- a CDS encoding homoserine dehydrogenase gives MKEVRIGLLGAGVVGTSLLQLLDKNREKIQRHYGINLQLTIIATRNPTKLKGKTNIPVTDDVLSVTKRSDIDMIVELIGGTDTAYQAVRSALENGKTVITANKALLSEKGRELYPIAEKTSVELGYEAAVAGSIPIIRTLRDGLASCEFEVICGILNGTTNFILTKMEQESWDYATALKKAQELGFAEADPTFDVEGIDAGHKISLLASLAFREYVSFQTVSVKGISELQSMDIQAALSLGYRIKLLGISKRSLAGILTKVHPTLVPLDHPLANVMNESNAVFYKTKEAESGMMTGKGAGGMPTASAVLSDIIYYASRLGSKDIAKENNLFPEGKRFPEPENLVRYYLRFSTVDKPGVLAEISQILGRHNISIASVQQKESSSEPVSVIVVTHAATEGEFQKSLMEIDMMKDIIKQKTVAIRLLENL, from the coding sequence ATGAAAGAAGTTCGCATTGGTCTATTGGGTGCCGGAGTTGTCGGCACGAGTCTACTCCAACTCTTGGACAAAAACCGAGAAAAAATCCAACGTCATTATGGAATCAACTTACAACTAACAATCATTGCTACCCGTAACCCGACTAAACTCAAAGGTAAAACGAACATCCCCGTCACAGATGACGTACTTTCGGTTACAAAACGTTCGGATATTGATATGATTGTTGAATTGATAGGCGGTACTGACACAGCATACCAAGCTGTTCGTTCTGCCCTCGAAAATGGAAAAACAGTTATTACCGCAAACAAAGCCCTCTTATCTGAAAAAGGACGCGAACTTTACCCGATTGCTGAAAAAACCAGTGTCGAATTAGGTTATGAAGCTGCTGTTGCAGGATCCATTCCCATCATTCGTACATTACGAGATGGACTTGCTTCCTGTGAATTTGAAGTGATCTGTGGGATTCTCAATGGAACTACCAACTTTATTTTAACCAAAATGGAACAAGAGTCTTGGGATTATGCCACAGCTCTCAAAAAAGCACAAGAACTTGGATTTGCAGAAGCAGATCCAACCTTTGATGTGGAAGGGATTGATGCTGGTCATAAAATCAGTCTCCTCGCAAGCCTAGCATTCAGAGAGTATGTTTCCTTCCAAACTGTATCCGTGAAAGGGATTTCTGAATTACAATCTATGGACATCCAAGCAGCACTTTCCCTTGGTTATCGAATCAAACTACTCGGAATCTCTAAACGAAGTTTGGCGGGAATCTTAACGAAGGTCCACCCTACTCTCGTACCACTCGACCATCCACTCGCTAATGTCATGAACGAATCCAATGCAGTTTTTTATAAAACAAAAGAAGCGGAATCTGGAATGATGACAGGTAAAGGTGCAGGGGGAATGCCAACAGCGAGTGCTGTTCTCTCTGATATCATTTATTATGCTTCTCGTTTGGGCAGTAAGGACATCGCAAAAGAAAACAACCTTTTCCCTGAAGGGAAACGATTTCCAGAACCTGAGAATTTGGTTCGATACTACTTACGATTCTCTACAGTGGACAAACCAGGTGTACTTGCTGAAATTTCCCAAATTTTAGGTCGTCATAATATTTCAATTGCATCCGTCCAACAGAAGGAATCCTCCTCGGAACCTGTATCAGTGATTGTTGTCACCCATGCAGCAACGGAAGGTGAATTTCAGAAATCGTTAATGGAAATTGATATGATGAAAGACATCATCAAACAAAAAACAGTTGCGATACGGTTATTGGAGAACCTCTAA
- a CDS encoding formylglycine-generating enzyme family protein yields MKKLLMILFVLGFFFTPLVSEEEMSEESPFATTKKKVQLWKGEVTGVYKNRLWIKVRIYRNQKISKYSVSELKALFAETKEFPVYQKLTQIEQGLLIVRDTIWEEKNISKNNQFIEVVLVGDYKPDLSSKMKEITTDAYIASYVEEDFFTEPDAFFKGRYTSPRKTVFHPKDRKEMVLVSRGLFLYGQGTDPSADSFNPYFLEPKASSLKEIPSFYIDKYEVTNAEYDFFLKQTNTKSPPHWISGRYPEGEGDHPVVHLTYREVERYAAWAGKRIPTEWEWEKAARGPGVVEYTNRDETVGYQITATKYPFGDEYDTLYCNTRESKIGKTQSVYELSTEGASPYGALGMCGNAAEWTSSDYQLYPGHHIKNFSFGKIYKVVRGGSYSDSAKNATASARSYGGIPNLSEDRRAGFRLVMDYRD; encoded by the coding sequence ATGAAAAAATTACTAATGATTCTATTCGTATTGGGGTTTTTCTTCACACCCCTTGTTTCGGAAGAGGAAATGTCGGAAGAATCACCCTTCGCAACGACAAAAAAGAAAGTCCAACTTTGGAAAGGTGAAGTGACCGGAGTTTATAAAAATAGACTTTGGATCAAAGTCCGTATTTATCGAAACCAAAAGATTTCAAAGTATTCAGTATCGGAATTAAAAGCCCTTTTTGCGGAAACAAAAGAATTTCCAGTCTACCAAAAACTCACACAAATCGAACAAGGATTGCTCATTGTAAGAGATACGATTTGGGAAGAAAAAAATATTAGTAAAAACAATCAATTTATCGAAGTCGTGTTAGTTGGTGATTATAAACCTGATCTTAGTTCCAAAATGAAAGAGATCACAACCGATGCTTATATCGCAAGTTATGTGGAAGAAGATTTTTTTACAGAACCAGATGCCTTTTTTAAAGGAAGGTATACCTCACCTCGAAAAACTGTTTTTCATCCAAAAGACCGAAAGGAAATGGTTTTGGTTTCCAGAGGATTGTTCTTATACGGTCAAGGGACAGACCCATCTGCTGATAGTTTTAACCCCTATTTTTTAGAACCAAAGGCTTCTAGTTTGAAAGAGATTCCCTCTTTTTATATTGATAAATATGAAGTCACTAATGCCGAATACGATTTCTTTTTAAAACAAACAAATACCAAATCACCTCCTCACTGGATTTCTGGTAGGTATCCGGAGGGAGAGGGGGATCATCCTGTGGTTCATCTCACCTACCGTGAAGTGGAAAGGTATGCTGCATGGGCAGGAAAACGAATTCCAACTGAATGGGAATGGGAAAAAGCAGCCCGCGGACCAGGGGTTGTAGAATACACAAACCGAGATGAAACCGTGGGTTACCAAATCACTGCCACCAAATATCCATTTGGTGATGAATATGATACTTTGTATTGTAATACGAGAGAATCAAAAATAGGTAAAACACAATCTGTTTACGAACTTTCTACTGAAGGAGCAAGTCCTTATGGGGCACTTGGAATGTGTGGGAATGCGGCTGAGTGGACATCCAGCGATTACCAACTGTACCCAGGTCATCATATTAAAAACTTTTCGTTTGGTAAAATCTACAAAGTTGTAAGAGGTGGATCTTACTCAGATTCTGCTAAAAATGCGACGGCAAGTGCGAGATCCTATGGAGGCATACCTAACCTAAGCGAAGATAGGCGAGCTGGATTTCGATTGGTGATGGATTATCGAGACTAA
- a CDS encoding MarR family winged helix-turn-helix transcriptional regulator: MGTKFKGSKKEVQALDAFIKLKRASESLSSRLISEFTKWNISESQFGVLETLYHLGPLCQKDLGDKILKSTGNITLVIDNLEKRNLVERVRGVEDRRFISVHLTGEGKKLIEQIFPDHVKRITTEFAVLSPEEQDVLGKICKKLGKKNETCPK; encoded by the coding sequence ATGGGAACAAAATTCAAAGGCTCTAAAAAGGAAGTACAAGCACTCGATGCGTTTATCAAGTTAAAACGTGCATCCGAGTCCTTGTCTTCTAGACTCATATCTGAATTCACCAAATGGAATATATCAGAAAGCCAATTTGGAGTTTTAGAGACTTTGTACCATTTGGGTCCCCTCTGCCAAAAAGACTTGGGAGATAAAATCCTCAAAAGTACGGGTAACATCACTCTTGTGATCGATAACTTAGAAAAACGAAATTTGGTAGAACGAGTCCGCGGAGTAGAGGACAGAAGGTTTATTTCTGTCCACTTAACTGGTGAAGGAAAAAAACTAATCGAACAAATTTTCCCTGACCACGTAAAACGAATCACTACCGAATTTGCCGTGCTTTCTCCTGAAGAACAAGATGTCCTTGGAAAAATCTGTAAAAAACTCGGTAAAAAAAACGAGACGTGTCCAAAATAG
- a CDS encoding response regulator yields the protein MKKVLIVDDNDRYANNLKLYLDGKKITSDRAVDAKQGLELFTKSNDYDMIISDVTMETQTSGLWMMRKIYKSGYKGVMVIASTGFDVWGVMPFSSYFLSWFCGLHWMIPKVPLKQGTVEWVPTILSKDKTTPF from the coding sequence ATGAAAAAAGTTCTGATTGTTGATGATAATGACCGCTATGCGAACAATCTTAAATTATATTTGGATGGTAAAAAAATAACTTCCGACAGAGCAGTTGATGCAAAACAAGGTTTGGAATTATTTACGAAGTCCAATGATTACGATATGATCATCTCCGATGTTACAATGGAAACTCAAACTTCTGGATTGTGGATGATGCGTAAAATTTACAAATCAGGATACAAAGGAGTGATGGTAATCGCATCCACGGGATTTGACGTCTGGGGAGTGATGCCGTTTTCTTCTTATTTTTTATCTTGGTTTTGTGGATTACATTGGATGATTCCAAAGGTTCCACTCAAACAAGGAACGGTGGAATGGGTTCCCACCATTCTCTCAAAAGATAAAACTACTCCTTTCTAG
- a CDS encoding ABC transporter ATP-binding protein, giving the protein MKYFFRLLSYSVHYKQRFVLGLVFALLTAVLNGISLTALIPLFDSLGSDKNNRFHLDLTLPEKTILVQEVLLGEDSLDGLERIKRLLISAKLQINAYTENMEPKEVVWAVCIAVFPLYLLKLGTYLLSVYCIATAGYKAVRDIRQELFQKVQKLPLTYFYKEKTGLIMSRVINDAEIVAAVISSNLRDAVINFFYVLTHLIILIYLNSDLLILACLTVPVVILPVTLFTRKISSSTARFQEKIADLNGHIQEFISGIKVIRTFRQEKQDLKKFDNINYKVYRRTFKGQFYLQMAPSLVELTSSIVVLGYFALGAKFIYSGKFTQGEFMAFLLTLLFLMRPLTQLSQMVGKITQANSAGKRIFEIIDRDPEVIEHGDETVLEKITDGIKFENIHFSYPGTNQEVLKGINLDIKLGETYAFVGTSGSGKSTMMDLIPRFFDPTAGQIKIDGIDIKQYSLKSLRKKIGIVTQEIFLFHGTIAENIAYGTGAATRKEVVRAARLANAHDFITKMENGYDTVIGVRGLDLSGGQRQRLVIARALLRNAEIMILDEATSALDAESERLVSRALERLFQNRTTFIIAHRLSTVRRIKNIVVIEEGEIKEQGDHDSLLEQNGIYKKLYDSQFADAEIQI; this is encoded by the coding sequence ATGAAATATTTTTTTAGATTATTGAGTTATAGCGTTCATTATAAACAAAGATTTGTTTTGGGACTTGTCTTTGCTCTTTTAACTGCCGTACTCAATGGCATTTCGTTAACTGCACTCATTCCTCTTTTTGATTCACTCGGTAGTGACAAAAACAATCGTTTTCATTTGGATTTAACCTTACCCGAAAAAACCATATTAGTTCAGGAAGTTTTACTTGGTGAGGATAGTTTAGACGGTTTGGAACGAATCAAACGTTTGCTCATATCTGCCAAACTCCAAATCAATGCTTATACAGAAAACATGGAACCCAAGGAAGTAGTTTGGGCAGTTTGTATTGCAGTTTTTCCACTGTATCTTTTGAAATTGGGTACCTATCTATTATCTGTTTATTGTATTGCGACAGCTGGTTATAAAGCGGTTCGAGATATACGCCAAGAGTTATTTCAAAAGGTTCAAAAGTTACCTCTCACTTATTTTTACAAAGAGAAAACGGGGCTTATTATGAGCCGTGTAATCAATGATGCAGAAATTGTAGCTGCAGTCATTTCGAGTAACTTACGTGATGCGGTAATCAATTTCTTTTATGTCTTAACACACTTAATCATTCTTATATATTTGAATTCTGATCTTTTGATTCTCGCTTGTTTGACAGTTCCTGTTGTGATTTTGCCCGTTACTTTGTTCACTAGAAAAATTTCATCATCCACTGCTAGATTCCAAGAGAAAATTGCAGATCTTAATGGGCATATTCAAGAATTTATTTCAGGCATCAAAGTGATTCGCACTTTTCGACAAGAAAAACAAGACCTTAAAAAATTTGATAATATCAATTATAAAGTGTATAGAAGGACATTCAAAGGCCAATTTTACTTACAAATGGCACCTAGCCTTGTTGAACTCACTTCTTCGATTGTGGTTCTAGGATACTTTGCGTTAGGTGCAAAATTTATCTATTCAGGCAAATTCACACAAGGTGAGTTTATGGCATTTCTTTTAACTTTATTGTTTTTAATGAGGCCACTCACTCAACTTTCGCAAATGGTAGGAAAAATCACCCAAGCTAATTCTGCTGGGAAACGAATTTTTGAAATCATTGATCGTGATCCAGAAGTGATCGAACATGGTGATGAAACAGTTCTCGAAAAAATAACTGACGGAATCAAATTCGAAAATATTCATTTTTCATATCCTGGAACCAACCAAGAAGTCCTCAAAGGAATCAACTTGGATATCAAACTTGGCGAAACCTATGCTTTTGTAGGAACAAGTGGTTCTGGTAAATCTACAATGATGGATTTAATCCCACGTTTTTTTGATCCAACAGCAGGACAGATCAAAATTGATGGGATTGATATCAAACAATACTCTCTCAAATCATTACGTAAAAAAATTGGAATTGTAACCCAAGAAATTTTCCTCTTCCACGGAACCATTGCTGAAAACATCGCATATGGAACCGGAGCTGCTACAAGAAAGGAAGTCGTGAGGGCTGCTCGATTAGCGAATGCACATGATTTTATTACTAAAATGGAAAACGGATATGATACCGTGATTGGTGTACGTGGATTGGATTTAAGTGGTGGGCAAAGGCAACGTTTAGTCATTGCTCGGGCATTATTACGAAATGCCGAGATTATGATTTTAGACGAGGCGACTAGTGCTCTTGATGCTGAATCTGAACGTTTGGTGAGCCGAGCCCTCGAAAGACTTTTTCAAAATCGTACAACTTTTATAATTGCACATCGATTATCGACCGTAAGGCGAATCAAAAACATAGTTGTCATCGAAGAAGGTGAGATCAAGGAACAAGGTGATCACGATTCTTTACTCGAACAAAATGGTATTTATAAAAAACTATATGATAGTCAATTTGCGGATGCGGAGATCCAAATATGA
- a CDS encoding STAS domain-containing protein, whose amino-acid sequence MAKFTFPSLLIETESIQIKGEVVQVVSFVGQITNTNAYEINRSISSVFEDGIYQIILDLSQLEYINSIGVATLISIIKTVETQNGKIRIGGLNHFLENVIQLMDLPKKVQIYHTKKEAILNWM is encoded by the coding sequence ATGGCAAAGTTTACCTTCCCTTCCCTCCTCATTGAAACGGAATCCATCCAAATCAAAGGGGAAGTCGTGCAGGTGGTATCCTTTGTGGGTCAAATTACGAATACCAATGCTTATGAGATCAACCGAAGTATATCTTCTGTTTTTGAAGATGGCATTTACCAAATTATTTTGGATCTAAGTCAATTGGAATATATCAATAGCATTGGTGTAGCAACACTCATCAGCATCATTAAAACTGTAGAAACACAAAATGGAAAAATTAGAATTGGGGGCTTAAATCACTTTTTAGAAAACGTGATCCAACTGATGGATTTACCCAAAAAAGTGCAAATTTATCATACAAAAAAAGAAGCCATTCTCAACTGGATGTAA